In Vogesella indigofera, the sequence GCAGCGGAGCTACCGGCTTGGCAGCAGCGGCGGCAGCCGGTTTGGCGGCGGCAGCGGCCACGTCTTCTTTCAGGATGCGACCGTCACGACCGGAGCCGGCCACGCCAGCCAGGTCCACGCCGCTTTCGGCAGCCAGCTTGGCAGCCGACGGCATCGCCGCGCCACCTGGCGCTGCAGCCTGTACCGGTGCTGCGGCAACCGGGGCCGGGGCAGCTGCTGCTGCGGCCGGTGCGGCATCGCCGGCGGTGGCCGCGGTGTCGATGCGGGCGATCAGCTGACCGGAAACCACGGTCGCGCCATCCTGCTCGATGATTTCGACGATCACGCCGGCCAGTGGTGCCGGCAGTTCCAGCACGACCTTGTCGGTCTCCAGATCGATCAGGTTTTCGTCACGGGCAACTGCCTGACCGACACTCTTGTGCCAGGACATCAGGGTGGCTTCGGAAACCGATTCCGGCAACTGCGGCACTTTCACTTCGATAATGGCCATGTTCTTCTCCGTTTTGGGGCGGCTGGCAGCCGCCCTTTGTTCTACAGGTGTTATTTGTTAACCGACATGGCTTCTTCGATGAAGCCCTTCAGTTGCGCAACGTGCTTGCTCATGTAACCCACGGCCGGCGATGCCGACGACGGACGACCGGCAAACAGCAGGGTCTGCTTGGCGCCCAGCAGCGCCTCCAGACGGTGGCGGATCTGGTACCAGGCGCCCTGGTTGCGTGGCTCTTCCTGAACCCACATGATTTCCTTCACGTGGGAGAAGCGTGCCAGCTCGGCCTGCAGCTGTTCGGTCGGGAACGGATACAGCTGTTCGACGCGGATGATCGCCACTTCGCTGTCCAGCTCGCGTTCCTTGCGGCCGTTGACCAGATCATAGTAGACCTGACCGGAACACAGGATCACGCGCTTCACTGCCTTGGCGTCGCTGATGCCGGCATCGCCGATCACCGGACGGAAGCTGTGGGAAGTGAAGTCTTCCAGCGGGCTCATCGCATCCTTGTAGCGCAGCAGGCGCTTGGACAGGAAGATCACCAGCGGCTTGCGGAACGGACGCAGTACTTGGCGGCGCAGCACATGGAACATCTGGCTGGCTTCGGACGGCATCACGATCTGCATATTGTGCTCGGCGCACAGCTGCAGCCAGCGTTCCAGACGTGCGGAGGAGTGCTCCGGACCCTGACCATCGTAGCCATGCGGCAGGATGGTGGTCAGGCCGCACAGACGGCCCCACTTGGTTTCGCCGGAGGAGATGAACTGGTCGATCGCGACCTGGGCGCCGTTGGCGAAGTCGCCGAACTGCGCTTCCCAGATCACCAGCTGGTCCGGTGCCGAGCAGGCGTAGCCGTACTCGTAGGCCAGCACCGCTTCTTCGTTCAGGATCGAGTCGATCACCAGGAAGTCGGCCTGGTTGTCCGACATATTGCGCAGCGGCACGTAGGTGCCCTGGTCCCAGCGCTCGCGATTCTGGTCGTGCACGACGGCATGACGGTGCGAGAAGGTACCGCGACCGGAGTCTTCACCGGAGATGCGCACGCCGTAACCGTTGGTCACTAGGCTTGCGTAGGCCAGCGTTTCGGCCATGCCCCAGTCCATCGCCTGCTCGCCGGCAGCCATCGCGCGACGGGCATCCTGCACCCGCTTCACGGTCGGGTGCAGCTTGTAGTTTTCCGGTACCGAGGTGAACTTCTCGGCCAGACGCTGGATGTCGGCGTGCGGCAGCGAGGTGTCGGTCGGGTGTGCCCAGTGGGTGCCCTGGTACTGCGACCAGTCCAGCGCGTGTTCGCGGCGGTAGTTGGACAGCACGGTCTGCTCGACGTGTTCGCCCTTGTCCAGCGCGTCGCGGTAGGCCTGGATGAAGTTGTCAGCCTCGGCGGCAGTCAGCACGCCTTCGCCAACCAGGCGCTCGGCGTACATCGCGCGCACGCCGCCGTGCTTGGCGATCTTCTTGTACATCATCGGCTGGGTCAGGAACGGGTCATCGCCCTCGTTGTGGCCCAGTTTGCGGTAGCAGACGAGGTCGATGACCACGTCCTTGTTGAACTTCATGCGGAAGTCCAGCGCCGCCTGCATCACGTAGCACACCGCTTCCGGATCGTCGCCGTTGACGTGGAAGATCGGCGCTTCGATCATCTTCGCCACGTCGGTACAGTACAGCGTGGAACGCATGTCACGGGTATCGGAGGTGGTGAAGCCGACCTGGTTGTTGATCACGATGTGCAGCGTGCCGCCGGTACCGTAACCGCGCGTCTGCGACAGGTTGAAGGTGCCCTGGTTGACGCCGAGACCGGCAAAGGCGGAGTCACCGTGGATCAGCACCGGTACCGCGGCCTTGCGCTCGCTGTCCTTGCGGCGATCCTGGCGTGCCCGCACCGAACCCTCGACCACCGGGTTGACGATCTCGAGGTGCGACGGGTTGAACGCCAGCGACACGTGCATCGGGCCGTTGGCGGTCGGGATGTCGGAGGAGAAGCCCATGTGGTACTTCACGTCGCCGGAGGCCAGCTCCTGCGCCGCCTTGCCTTCGAACTCGGCGAACAGGTCGCGCGGCTGCTTGCCCAGGGTGTTGACCAGCACGTTCAGGCGGCCACGGTGGGCCATGCCGATGATCAGCTCTTCCACGCCGACCGAAGTGGCGTTCTGGATCAGGTGGTCCAGCGCGGCGATGGCGGATTCGCCACCTTCCAGCGAGAAACGCTTCTGGCCGACGTACTTGGTGTGCAGGTAGCGCTCCAGCGTTTCGGCAGCGGTGATCTGCTTGAAGATGCGCTTTTTCTTGTCGGCGTTGTAGTGCGGGGTCGACAGATCACCCTCGAAGCGCTTCTGTACCCAGTGCTTTTCTTCGGAGTTGGTGATGTGCATGTACTCAACGCCGATATTGCCGCAGTAGGTCTGCTTCAGACGGGCAATGATCTCGGACAGCGGCAGCTTTTGCGGGGCCACCAGCGAGCCGACATTGAAGTGCACCGCCATGTCGGCATCGGTCAGGCCGTGAGTGGCGTGATCCAGCTCGCGCAGCGTCGCCTGGTCCATGCGCTTCAGCGGGTCGAGGTTGGCCTGGCGCGAACCCAGTACGCGGTAGGCCGAGATCAGCTTCAGCACCGCCACCTGTTTCTGCATCGACTCCCAGTCGGTCGCGGCGCTGCTGCGCGGTGCTACCGGCGGACGCTTGGCCAGCTGGATGAAGGATTCCTGGATCGGCTGGTGAGCGACATCACGGTCGGCAGCACCAGGCGCGGTAGAAAGCTTGTCGAAGTAGTCCCGCCATTCCTGCGAAACGACTGTCGGATCAGCGAGGTACTGCTCGTAGAGATCCTCGATGAACGGTGCATTCCCACCAAACAGGTAGGAATGACTGTACATGGATTGCATCATTATTCGACCCTTTTGTCTGCGTTGCTGCTTTGCAAAAACCGTTTTGACAAAGAGAGTGGGCGCTTGACACCCCCGCTCCCTTTGACAGAACGCTCTGCCCTGCCCCGGCGGGCAGAAAAAGGTTGGCCGCAAGCCTGCGGCCAACCTTGTCTACTGCTTAGCGGTTGCCTTCTTCGATGAAGTCACGACGCGGAGCACCGGTGTACAGCTGGCGCGGACGGCCGATCTTCATCGCCGGGTCGGCGATCATTTCGGTCCAGTGCGAGATCCAGCCCACGGTACGTGCCAGCGCGAAGATCGGCGTGAACATCGACACCGGGATACCAATCGCGGACAGCACGATGCCGGAGTAAAAGTCGACGTTCGGGTACAGCTTGCGCTCGATGAAGTACGGATCGGACAGTGCGATCTTTTCCAGTTCCATCGCCAGCTTGAACTTCGGATCGTTCTGCAGGCCCAGTTCGGTCAGCACTTCGTCGCAGGTCTTCTTCATGATGGCGGCGCGCGGGTCCATGTTCTTGTACACGCGGTGGCCGAAGCCCATCAGTTTGTAACGCTTGTCCTTCACGCCCTGCATGAATTCGGCCACGTTGTCCACGGAGCCGATTTCGTCCAGCATCTTCAGCACAGCCTCGTTGGCGCCGCCGTGCGACGGGCCCCACAGGCAGGCGATACCGGCGGCGATACATGCGAACGGGTTGGCACCGGAGGAGCCGGCCAGACGCACGGTGGAGGTGGAGGCGTTCTGCTCGTGGTCGGCGTGCAGGGTGAAGATGCGATCCAGCGCGCGCGCGGTCACCGCATTCACCTTGTACTCTTCGCACGGGGTGGAGAACATCATGTGCAGGAAGTTCTCGGCGTAGGTCAGACCGTTCTTCGGATAGGAGAACGGCAGGCCCTTGTTGTAGCGATAGGCCTGGGCCGCGATGTTCGGCAGCTTGGCGATCAGGCGGTGCGCGGAGATGCGACGATGTTCGGAGTTATTGATGTCCAGCGAGTCGTGATAGAACGCGGACAGCGCGCCGACCACGCCCACCATCACGGCCATCGGGTGCGCATCGCGACGGAAACCCTTGTAGAAGCTGATGATCTGGTCGTGCAGCATGTTGTGGCGCATCACGCCACGTTCGAACTCGGCACGCTGTGCCGCGGTCGGCAGTTCGCCGTTCAGCAGCAGGTAGCAGACTTCGAGGTAGTCGCTCTTTTCGGCCAGTTGCTCGATCGGGTAACCGCGGTAGTACAGCTGACCGATATCACCGTCGATAAAGGTGATGGCGGATTCGCAGCTGGCGGTAGCCAGGAAGCCCGGGTCAAAGGTGAACATGCCGGTCTTGGAGAAGGCACGGATATCAACGACGTCCGGACCCAGGGTGCCCTTCAGGACCGGCATTTCCAGCGTGTCTTTGCCGTCGTTGTAGGTGAGCGTCACTTTACGATTGTTTTCCACAGCAATACTCCCAGTCTAATTTGTGGTCGTTGTAATAATTGTTTGCTGCTGCGGGCGTCAGGCTGCCCGCAAGATCCCGATGATGTGCGCCAGCTCGGGATCATCCACTTCCGCCTTGCCGTTCACGTAGTCCAGAAAGTCGTTATCGCCGAGATCCAGACATTTCTGGTACGCAAACAGCTCGGCCGTGGTGAGCTGCTCGAAACCGTTGGCGAGGAAACGCTCCAGCACCAGGTCGAGTTCAAGCAGGCCACGGCGCGAGCGCCAGCGGATCCGTTTCAGTTCGATCGGATCAAAATCGGTCATACCGCACGCTTGACCATCAGGTCTTTGATCTTGCCGATGGCCTTGGTCGGGTTCAGACCCTTAGGACATACGTCAACACAGTTCATGATGGTGTGGCAGCGGAACAGACGGTACGGGTCTTCCAGGTTGTCCAGACGCTCGTTGGTCGCCAGGTCACGGGTATCGGCAATGAAGCGATACGCCGCCAGCAGACCGGCCGGGCCGACGAACTTGTCCGGGTTCCACCAGAACGACGGGCAGGATGTGGAACAGCAAGCGCACAGGATGCACTCGTACAGGCCGTCCAGCTCTTCGCGGTCTTCCGGCGACTGCAGACGCTCGCGCTCAGGCGGCGGCGTGTCGTTGATCACGTACGGCTTGATCGAGTGGTACTGCTTGAAGAACTGGGTCATGTCCACGATCAGGTCGCGGATGACCGGCAGGCCCGGCAGTGGACGCAGCTCGATCGGCTGTTTCAGGTCGGCGACGTTGGTCACGCAGGCGAGACCGTTCTTGCCGTTGATGTTCATCGCGTCGGAGCCGCAGATGCCCTCGCGGCAGGAGCGGCGGAACGACAGGGTGTCGTCCATCGCCTTGAGCTTGACGATCACGTCCAGCAGCTTCACGTCGGTCGGCGACAGCTCGACCTCGTAATCCTGCATGTAAGGCTTGGCATCCTTGTCCGGATCGTAGCGATAGATGGAAAAACGTGCTGTTTTCATATAAGTCTCCGGCCGGCGCTTAGAAGGTACGCACTTTCGGTGCGATGTACTCAACCGACAGCGGCTTGGTGTGTACCGGCTTGTAGGTCAGACGACGATCTTCACCGTAGTACAGGGTGTGCTTCATCCAGACTTCGTCGTCGCGCTCCTGGAAGTCGGCGTGGGCGTGGGCGCCACGGGACTCTTTGCGCGCATCGGCGGAGATCAGGGTCGCCACGGCCACTTCGATCAGGTTTTCCAGTTCCAGCGCTTCCACGCGGGCGGTGTTGAACACCTTGGACTTGTCCTTGATCTGGGTGCGCTTCACGCGCTCGGCCACTTCCTGGATTTCCTTGACGCCCAGCGCCAGGTTTTCCGAGTTGCGGAACACGGCGGCACGAGCCTGTACCGTGCGCTGCATTGCGGCACGTACGTCGGCGACTTCTTCGCCGCCGGTCTGGTTGTCCAGACGCGCGATACGATCCAGCGAGATCTGGCCGGCGTTGGCTGGCAACGGCTTCCAGGTCGGCATTTCGTTCTTGATGAATTCGACCATGCTGTCACCGGCCGACTTGCCGAACACCACCAGATCGAGCAGGGAGTTGGTACCCAGACGGTTGGCACCGTGCACAGAGGCGCACGCGCATTCGCCGGCGGCGTAGAAGCCGTTGACGCGGGCTTCCGGATTGTCGCCTTTCGGGATGACCACTTCGCCACGGTAGTTGGTCGGAATACCGCCCATCATGTAGTGGCAGGTCGGGATCACCGGGATCGGTTCCTTGATCGGGTCGACACCGGCAAACTTGATGGCGATCTCGCGGATGCCAGGCAGACGCTGCTTGATGATGTCCGGACCAAGGTGGTCCAGTTTCAACAGAACGTGATCCTTGTTCGGGCCGCAACCACGGCCTTCCAGCACTTCCTGCTCCATCGAGCGGGCCACGAAGTCACGCGGGGCCAGGTCTTTCAGGTTCGGCGCGTAGCGTTCCATGAAACGCTCGCCGTTGCTGTTCAGCAGGATGCCACCTTCGCCACGCACGCCTTCGGTAATCAGCACGCCGGCGCCGGCCACGCCGGTCGGGTGGAACTGCCAGAATTCCATGTCTTCCAGCGGGATGCCGGCACGCACGCTCATGCCCAGGCCATCACCGGTGTTGATGAAGGCGTTGGTGGAGGCGGCGTAGATACGGCCGGCACCGCCGGTGGCGAACAGCACGCCCTTGGCGTGGAAGTTGTAAACCTCGCCGGTTTCCATTTCCAGTGCGGTCACACCAATCACGTCACCGTCTTCGTCACGGATCAGGTCCAGTGCCATCCACTCAATGAAGAACTGAGTGTTGGCACGCACGTTACGCTGGTACAGGGTGTGCAGCATGGCGTGACCGGTACGGTCGGCCGCGGCACAGGCACGCTGCACTGGCGCTTCGCCTTCATTCTGGGTGTGGCCGCCGAATGGGCGCTGGTAAATCTTGCCGTTTTCCAGACGATCGAACGGCATGCCGAAGTGCTCAAGCTCGATCACGGCTTCAGGCGCCTTGCGGCACATGAATTCGATGGCGTCCTGGTCACCCAGCCAGTCCGAACCCTTCACGGTATCGAACATGTGCCATTCCCAGCGGTCTTCCTGCACGTTGCCCAGCGAGGCGGAGATACCACCTTGTGCGGCAACGGTGTGCGAACGGGTCGGGAATACTTTGGACAGTACGGCAGTTTTCAGGCCGGACTCGGACAGTTGC encodes:
- a CDS encoding 2-oxoglutarate dehydrogenase E1 component gives rise to the protein MMQSMYSHSYLFGGNAPFIEDLYEQYLADPTVVSQEWRDYFDKLSTAPGAADRDVAHQPIQESFIQLAKRPPVAPRSSAATDWESMQKQVAVLKLISAYRVLGSRQANLDPLKRMDQATLRELDHATHGLTDADMAVHFNVGSLVAPQKLPLSEIIARLKQTYCGNIGVEYMHITNSEEKHWVQKRFEGDLSTPHYNADKKKRIFKQITAAETLERYLHTKYVGQKRFSLEGGESAIAALDHLIQNATSVGVEELIIGMAHRGRLNVLVNTLGKQPRDLFAEFEGKAAQELASGDVKYHMGFSSDIPTANGPMHVSLAFNPSHLEIVNPVVEGSVRARQDRRKDSERKAAVPVLIHGDSAFAGLGVNQGTFNLSQTRGYGTGGTLHIVINNQVGFTTSDTRDMRSTLYCTDVAKMIEAPIFHVNGDDPEAVCYVMQAALDFRMKFNKDVVIDLVCYRKLGHNEGDDPFLTQPMMYKKIAKHGGVRAMYAERLVGEGVLTAAEADNFIQAYRDALDKGEHVEQTVLSNYRREHALDWSQYQGTHWAHPTDTSLPHADIQRLAEKFTSVPENYKLHPTVKRVQDARRAMAAGEQAMDWGMAETLAYASLVTNGYGVRISGEDSGRGTFSHRHAVVHDQNRERWDQGTYVPLRNMSDNQADFLVIDSILNEEAVLAYEYGYACSAPDQLVIWEAQFGDFANGAQVAIDQFISSGETKWGRLCGLTTILPHGYDGQGPEHSSARLERWLQLCAEHNMQIVMPSEASQMFHVLRRQVLRPFRKPLVIFLSKRLLRYKDAMSPLEDFTSHSFRPVIGDAGISDAKAVKRVILCSGQVYYDLVNGRKERELDSEVAIIRVEQLYPFPTEQLQAELARFSHVKEIMWVQEEPRNQGAWYQIRHRLEALLGAKQTLLFAGRPSSASPAVGYMSKHVAQLKGFIEEAMSVNK
- the gltA gene encoding citrate synthase encodes the protein MENNRKVTLTYNDGKDTLEMPVLKGTLGPDVVDIRAFSKTGMFTFDPGFLATASCESAITFIDGDIGQLYYRGYPIEQLAEKSDYLEVCYLLLNGELPTAAQRAEFERGVMRHNMLHDQIISFYKGFRRDAHPMAVMVGVVGALSAFYHDSLDINNSEHRRISAHRLIAKLPNIAAQAYRYNKGLPFSYPKNGLTYAENFLHMMFSTPCEEYKVNAVTARALDRIFTLHADHEQNASTSTVRLAGSSGANPFACIAAGIACLWGPSHGGANEAVLKMLDEIGSVDNVAEFMQGVKDKRYKLMGFGHRVYKNMDPRAAIMKKTCDEVLTELGLQNDPKFKLAMELEKIALSDPYFIERKLYPNVDFYSGIVLSAIGIPVSMFTPIFALARTVGWISHWTEMIADPAMKIGRPRQLYTGAPRRDFIEEGNR
- a CDS encoding FAD assembly factor SdhE; protein product: MTDFDPIELKRIRWRSRRGLLELDLVLERFLANGFEQLTTAELFAYQKCLDLGDNDFLDYVNGKAEVDDPELAHIIGILRAA
- a CDS encoding succinate dehydrogenase iron-sulfur subunit — protein: MKTARFSIYRYDPDKDAKPYMQDYEVELSPTDVKLLDVIVKLKAMDDTLSFRRSCREGICGSDAMNINGKNGLACVTNVADLKQPIELRPLPGLPVIRDLIVDMTQFFKQYHSIKPYVINDTPPPERERLQSPEDREELDGLYECILCACCSTSCPSFWWNPDKFVGPAGLLAAYRFIADTRDLATNERLDNLEDPYRLFRCHTIMNCVDVCPKGLNPTKAIGKIKDLMVKRAV
- the sdhA gene encoding succinate dehydrogenase flavoprotein subunit, with product MTIPVRRFDAVIVGGGGAGLRAALQLSESGLKTAVLSKVFPTRSHTVAAQGGISASLGNVQEDRWEWHMFDTVKGSDWLGDQDAIEFMCRKAPEAVIELEHFGMPFDRLENGKIYQRPFGGHTQNEGEAPVQRACAAADRTGHAMLHTLYQRNVRANTQFFIEWMALDLIRDEDGDVIGVTALEMETGEVYNFHAKGVLFATGGAGRIYAASTNAFINTGDGLGMSVRAGIPLEDMEFWQFHPTGVAGAGVLITEGVRGEGGILLNSNGERFMERYAPNLKDLAPRDFVARSMEQEVLEGRGCGPNKDHVLLKLDHLGPDIIKQRLPGIREIAIKFAGVDPIKEPIPVIPTCHYMMGGIPTNYRGEVVIPKGDNPEARVNGFYAAGECACASVHGANRLGTNSLLDLVVFGKSAGDSMVEFIKNEMPTWKPLPANAGQISLDRIARLDNQTGGEEVADVRAAMQRTVQARAAVFRNSENLALGVKEIQEVAERVKRTQIKDKSKVFNTARVEALELENLIEVAVATLISADARKESRGAHAHADFQERDDEVWMKHTLYYGEDRRLTYKPVHTKPLSVEYIAPKVRTF